One stretch of Rhinatrema bivittatum chromosome 8, aRhiBiv1.1, whole genome shotgun sequence DNA includes these proteins:
- the LOC115098239 gene encoding endogenous retrovirus group 3 member 1 Env polyprotein-like, which yields MVHQLYLHHRVFSTMDHFHYLQRALQFLIIIICTTTRSLNSPLSQNCTECIKQVRTTTQDGFQLVFTIIHQSQPPTSCTVKPACSLNTTQGYQSFHRCILNNKVICHSPSTPKYYNVTLTSGLPKSYMSDTIPDGKGILYYVNSTKVLMGGQSSVTLTFDACEAIDKHPNTVKCGSDSWKAAYVFNNKYLCPYNRAYNPSSWLPCAGDDKLSGWSLVCDYTGGGYTGCPDVGRLKKGTGNTVSLDWPIRTEGSSWQDTWGFEIDGTGGDPMTYITITQRRDKPRPIIHRTTIVGYQSFFDEVSHLDEELKKHAISHQAKNMFVNLAKNIALSLEVKNCFVCGGTNIGEQWPWEAKEIFQSDLNALNTTVTYNRKNSPYEWALQTDVIGRQCLSRQYSKLYTVPIGNSPCTGVLTVTMDNRTWWQTENLTKPASFWTEPSLNATWNAAGKPSTPFIAPDGYYFVCGRRAYEQLPSTWYGTCFLATIRPSFFLLLVTAGETLGIPIYSPMKPNKRRRKRQDKVSIGDWSDKEWPPERIVQYYGPATWAEDGSYGYRTPIYMLNRIIRLQAVLELLTNDSAMALNILAKQNTKLITAVYQNRLALDYLLAQEGGVCGKFNLSNCCLQIDDKSKVIEEITDRMVRLAHVPVQTWSGAFDWTTSMPNWISSIPGLKELFFPLIFFLISCAIFPLCFPLLLRNLRAMMETIADRRAAAHIMIMNQYTSVSSFPSSDSSDSEAEYSDTNL from the coding sequence ATGGTTCATCAGCTCTATCTACATCATCGGGTCTTCTCTACTATGGATCATTTTCATTATCTTCAGAGAGCTCTACAGTTCCTAATTATAATCATATGCACAACAACGAGATCTCTCAACTCTCCATTAAGTCAGAATTGCACTGAATGTATCAAACAAGTACGCACTACAACTCAAGATGGATTTCAGCTTGTTTTCACAATTATACATCAATCTCAACCACCAACATCCTGCACAGTAAAACCTGCTTGCTCCTTAAACACTACTCAAGGATATCAGTCTTTTCATCGATGTATACTGAACAACAAAGTTATTTGTCATTCTCCCTCCACTCCTAAGTACTACAACGTTACACTCACCTCTGGTCTACCAAAGAGTTACATGTCCGACACTATACCAGATGGGAAAGGAATACTATATTACGTTAACTCTACAAAGGTCCTAATGGGAGGACAGTCCAGTGTTACACTTACCTTTGATGCATGTGAAGCAATCGATAAACATCCAAATACAGTCAAATGTGGATCTGATTCATGGAAAGCAGCATATGTCTTCAACAACAAATATCTTTGTCCATACAATCGAGCATACAATCCATCCAGCTGGTTACCATGTGCGGGAGATGATAAGCTCTCTGGATGGAGCTTAGTTTGTGACTATACTGGAGGAGGATACACTGGTTGCCCAGATGTAGGTAGACTGAAGAAAGGCACTGGTAATACTGTCTCTTTAGACTGGCCAATCAGAACTGAAGGATCCTCTTGGCAAGATACATGGGGATTTGAAATCGATGGAACAGGAGGAGATCCTATGACATATATTACAATCACACAACGAAGAGATAAGCCACGCCCTATTATCCATCGAACTACAATAGTGGGTTATCAATCATTCTTCGATGAAGTATCTCATCTTGACGAGGAGCTCAAGAAACATGCTATTTCacatcaagcaaagaatatgttcgtgaacctggccaagaacaTAGCCCTATCCTTGGAAGTCAAAAATTGCTTTGTATGTGGAGGTACAAATATAGGAGAACAATGGCCTTGGGAAGCTAAAGAAATCTTCCAATCTGACCTGAATGCTTTGAATACTACTGTAACATATAACCGGAAAAATAGTCCATATGAATGGGCTCTCCAAACTGATGTTATTGGAAGACAGTGTTTATCACGACAATATTCAAAACTATACACTGTACCAATTGGAAATTCACCATGTACAGGAGTTCTTACAGTTACAATGGACAATCGCACATGGTGGCAGACAGAGAATCTTACTAAGCCTGCTTCTTTCTGGACTGAACCAAGTTTGAATGCAACATGGAATGCAGCTGGAAAACCTTCAACACCATTCATAGCCCCTGATGGATATTACTTTGTATGCGGACGAAGGGCTTATGAACAATTGCCTTCCACTTGGTATGGAACATGTTTCCTAGCAACTATACGCCCTAGCTTTTTCCTCTTACTAGTCACAGCAGGTGAAACTTTAGGTATACCTATATACAGCCCGATGAAACCAAACAAACGACGAAGAAAAAGACAAGATAAAGTTTCTATTGGGGATTGGTCCGATAAAGAATGGCCACCCGAACGTATTGTACAATATTACGGACCAGCGACTTGGGCAGAGGATGGTTCATATGGATATAGAACACCAATCTACATGCTGAATCGTATTATTAGACTTCAGGCAGTACTTGAACTACTTACCAATGACTCAGCAATGGCCCTCAATATTTTggccaaacaaaacacaaaacttaTTACTGCTGTATACCAGAATCGATTAGCATTGGACTACCTTCTAGCTCAAGAAGGTGGAGTGTGTggaaaatttaatctttctaattgttgtttacagatcgaTGATAAAAGCAAAGTCATCGAAGAAATTACTGATCGTATGGTGCGACTAGCTCATGTTCCTGTGCAGACCTGGTCCGGGGCCTTTGATTGGACTACATCAATGCCCAACTGGATCTCATCCATCCCAGGACTCAAGGAACTTTTCTTTCCTCTGAtattctttttaatttcttgtgCTATTTTTCCTTTATGTTTCCCTCTTCTCCTTAGGAACTTGCGTGCCATGATGGAAACGATAGCCGATCGTAGAGCAGCAGCCCACATCATGATCATGAACCAGTACACTTCAGTCTCATCATTTCCCTCATCAGACTCATCAGATTCAGAAGCTGAATATTCTGACACTAACCTTTAA